In a single window of the Prochlorococcus marinus CUG1415 genome:
- a CDS encoding cob(I)yrinic acid a,c-diamide adenosyltransferase, with the protein MTNTSSNRGIGIVTASDSQERSKGQLHIYDGEGKGKSQAALGVVLRTIGLGICEKRQSRVLLLRFLKGPERSYDEDSAIEALQRGFPHLIDHVRTGRSEFFTAEEVTKFDIGEAERGWNIAKGAIASSLYSVVVLDELNPVLDLGMLDIKEVVASLQNRPDGLEIIITGRAAPSSLVRISQLHSEMRPRLTADLEKLTGKSRCNGGIEIYTGEGKGKSTSALGKALQAIGKGISQDKSHRVLILQWLKGGNGYTEDAAIEALRESYPHLVDHLRSGRDAIVWRGQQQPIDYVEAERAWEIAKAAILSGLYKTIILDELNPTVDLELLPVESIHQTLLKKPSETEVVITGRCKNEPSYFELADVYSEMVCHKHYANVGVDLKRGVDY; encoded by the coding sequence TTGACGAATACAAGTAGCAATAGAGGAATTGGAATCGTCACAGCAAGTGACAGTCAAGAGAGATCCAAAGGTCAATTGCATATTTATGATGGGGAGGGTAAGGGCAAAAGTCAGGCTGCTTTGGGTGTTGTGCTCAGGACAATAGGATTAGGAATATGCGAAAAAAGACAGTCAAGAGTTCTACTTTTAAGATTTCTAAAAGGTCCTGAGCGTTCATACGATGAAGATTCGGCTATAGAGGCCCTGCAAAGAGGCTTCCCACACTTAATTGACCATGTGAGGACAGGAAGGTCGGAATTTTTTACTGCTGAAGAGGTGACAAAGTTTGATATTGGGGAGGCTGAAAGAGGTTGGAATATTGCTAAAGGAGCAATTGCTAGTTCTCTTTATTCTGTAGTGGTACTAGATGAGTTGAATCCAGTTCTTGATTTAGGCATGCTTGATATCAAGGAAGTAGTTGCTTCTCTTCAAAATCGTCCTGATGGACTGGAAATTATTATTACAGGAAGGGCAGCCCCTTCTTCTTTGGTAAGAATATCGCAACTCCATTCAGAAATGAGACCACGTTTAACAGCAGACTTAGAAAAACTAACAGGAAAAAGTAGATGTAATGGTGGAATTGAGATTTATACAGGTGAAGGAAAAGGTAAATCCACAAGTGCACTTGGCAAGGCTCTTCAAGCTATTGGCAAAGGAATATCTCAAGATAAAAGTCATAGAGTTTTAATATTACAGTGGTTAAAAGGTGGGAATGGTTATACCGAAGATGCTGCCATAGAAGCTTTGAGAGAAAGTTACCCACATTTGGTAGATCATTTGCGCTCAGGCAGAGATGCGATCGTTTGGAGAGGTCAGCAACAACCAATTGATTATGTTGAGGCTGAAAGAGCATGGGAAATTGCTAAAGCTGCGATTTTGAGTGGTTTGTACAAAACAATTATTCTGGATGAATTGAATCCAACTGTTGATTTAGAGCTGCTCCCTGTGGAATCAATACATCAAACGCTCTTAAAAAAACCATCAGAAACAGAAGTTGTCATTACTGGAAGATGTAAAAATGAACCTTCATACTTTGAACTCGCCGATGTTTACTCTGAAATGGTCTGTCATAAGCATTATGCAAATGTTGGAGTTGATTTGAAAAGAGGTGTAGATTACTAA